From Nitrospiria bacterium, one genomic window encodes:
- the mazG gene encoding nucleoside triphosphate pyrophosphohydrolase, with protein MSKRFYELVAVMDKLRGENGCPWDLEQTRESLKPFLLEEAYEVLEAIDEEDPETLKEELGDLLFQILFHSRIAGERSEFGIEDVLSSAIDKMTRRHPHVFGPDRSAGRKGRRATAKDVLARWEALKQNEKRNRKRKSVLDGVPKPLPALMRAYQLQTRASRVGFDWRELRPVWNKVREELKELEQAVEGGRLRSIRHELGDLFFALVNMARFLKLDPEEALRKTNRRFVDRFHFMEQRAEKTRRPLSEMTLAEMDRLWEEAKSAEKRSGKKAGRKTMIRER; from the coding sequence ATGTCGAAACGATTTTACGAATTGGTCGCTGTAATGGATAAACTTCGGGGAGAGAACGGCTGCCCTTGGGATTTAGAGCAGACGCGGGAGAGCTTAAAGCCGTTTCTTCTCGAGGAAGCCTACGAAGTCCTGGAAGCGATCGACGAGGAGGATCCCGAAACCTTGAAGGAGGAGCTGGGGGATCTCCTGTTCCAGATCCTCTTTCATTCCCGAATCGCCGGCGAACGGAGCGAGTTCGGGATCGAAGACGTTCTTTCTTCCGCGATCGATAAGATGACGCGGCGGCATCCGCATGTATTCGGTCCCGATCGATCCGCCGGTCGAAAAGGCCGGCGGGCGACGGCCAAGGATGTGCTGGCCCGTTGGGAAGCGCTTAAACAGAATGAGAAGCGGAATCGCAAAAGAAAATCGGTGCTGGACGGGGTTCCGAAACCCTTGCCGGCCCTGATGCGGGCCTACCAACTTCAAACCCGCGCATCCCGGGTCGGATTCGATTGGAGGGAATTGCGGCCGGTCTGGAATAAAGTGCGCGAGGAATTGAAGGAGTTGGAACAGGCGGTTGAAGGAGGACGGCTCCGGTCGATTCGGCACGAGTTAGGGGATCTCTTCTTCGCCCTGGTCAACATGGCCCGTTTTTTGAAGCTCGATCCGGAGGAAGCGCTCCGCAAGACCAATCGTCGCTTTGTGGACCGCTTCCATTTTATGGAGCAAAGGGCCGAGAAAACGCGACGACCGTTATCGGAGATGACCCTCGCCGAGATGGACCGGCTCTGGGAAGAGGCCAAGTCGGCCGAGAAAAGGTCCGGTAAGAAGGCCGGTAGGAAAACCATGATCCGGGAGCGATAA
- a CDS encoding MBL fold metallo-hydrolase — protein MKITTLGCYGAELATNDAEGRAVTYHNSEFRVNRSVVIDAGTFPISPGIDEWTEIRQLLSHIHSLDEILAGLHDRFLNETVWPDFIKRPSRDRPVFRLSGLREEDRRRVGELQVIAVRVNHSVPTVGFILQDKNGAMLYGGDTHETTRIWEVAASTADLKAVLIETSFPDELHDLAILSGHLTPRLLAREFAKIGKPDIPLYVYHMKPQYLGPPTAEINALRIPNVRLLKDGDIFGV, from the coding sequence ATGAAGATCACGACGCTGGGCTGTTACGGGGCGGAATTGGCGACGAACGACGCCGAAGGGCGGGCCGTGACCTATCATAACTCCGAATTTCGGGTGAACCGATCCGTCGTCATCGATGCCGGCACGTTCCCGATCTCCCCGGGCATCGATGAATGGACGGAGATCCGGCAGCTCCTGTCGCATATTCATAGCCTGGACGAGATCCTGGCCGGTCTCCACGATCGTTTTTTAAACGAGACGGTCTGGCCGGACTTTATCAAACGTCCGAGCCGCGATCGGCCCGTCTTTCGATTGTCCGGACTTCGGGAGGAGGATCGCCGGAGGGTCGGCGAGTTGCAGGTGATTGCGGTGCGCGTAAACCATAGTGTTCCCACCGTCGGCTTCATCCTTCAGGATAAGAACGGGGCGATGCTCTACGGCGGCGATACCCATGAAACCACGCGGATCTGGGAAGTGGCGGCCTCGACGGCCGATCTCAAGGCGGTCCTGATCGAGACCTCGTTTCCGGACGAACTCCATGATCTGGCGATCTTAAGCGGGCATCTGACGCCCCGCCTCCTCGCGCGGGAATTCGCCAAGATCGGAAAACCGGACATCCCGTTGTACGTCTATCACATGAAGCCCCAATACCTCGGCCCGCCGACGGCGGAGATCAACGCGCTCCGCATTCCCAACGTCCGCTTGTTGAAGGACGGGGATATTTTTGGAGTCTAG
- a CDS encoding S8 family peptidase: MKRLRLLILLAFLIPLAPPAGAAAPTYIPGEILVKFKPGTPTETIERLGARLKTAVKSESAFTGVRLLSLPPGLSVDAALSVYRGHPDVLYAEPNYTRRAFVSPDDTSFDKQWGLRNTGQAVQLGQPIGNKPITSFQGAAGADIDAPDAWDYFLTRGRNPGVAPDGTPIIVAVLDSGVDYVHPDLSPNIWTNPGEDAWKHPFDPTTGDGMDEDNNGLVDDWKGWNFIGTQTCTVDGQGHCDCTADDPVGNNDPMDDNGHGTHVAGIAAARGNNNQGIAGILWNAQIMPLKMLDANGCGSVGNEIRAIDYAIQNGARVINASFGAPGLSSSEEDAIRAANEAGVVFVAAAGNDSSNNDSFPIYPASFDLPNVISVAATDWNDRLSSVSNFGKNTVDVAAPGDCIYSTTPTGGVFTLRNHISCLGAVKILPLYGFITGTSMAAPHVAGVAGMLLAQNPNLSPAGVRATILLTVDPLESLKGRVASSGRVNANNALLRAAGSGLTGGKGGCGVPIGAVRSSRSDPADSKPVPPAQALLFLLVLFWPLAFLKLRKKSGIRPAGSRAAIRRPGIASAGPLVLVLLWPQAAAAADGDLPFQPVHSLALKLGYHRYAPSDYLHTNSGLISRNDLAGFSGEIEYDRRWRENDSLSVTAGHIQSDADLKNLCCGRIQFSTFYLLVTPKLYSSIYLTPKPHSPFGTLEGYVGGGVGYYHVARKVDGVIQDNLSQNLLGLHAVLGLEWPARQRVTLFTEGRYALARVKSADAFDDALDVGGLNFSFGVRWRFSPSEAVVKPSPPGNG, translated from the coding sequence ATGAAGCGGTTGCGATTGCTGATCCTGTTGGCCTTCTTGATTCCGTTGGCCCCTCCGGCCGGAGCGGCCGCGCCCACGTATATTCCGGGTGAAATCCTGGTGAAATTCAAGCCCGGAACACCGACGGAGACGATCGAGCGGCTCGGAGCCCGGTTGAAGACGGCCGTAAAAAGCGAATCGGCTTTCACCGGCGTCCGGCTCCTGTCCCTTCCGCCCGGCCTTTCGGTCGATGCGGCGCTCAGCGTCTATCGGGGCCATCCGGACGTTCTGTACGCCGAGCCGAATTATACGCGACGGGCCTTCGTCTCGCCCGACGATACCTCTTTTGACAAGCAATGGGGCCTTCGGAACACGGGTCAGGCCGTCCAGCTGGGCCAACCGATCGGGAACAAACCAATCACCTCGTTTCAGGGCGCGGCCGGCGCCGATATCGACGCGCCGGACGCGTGGGATTATTTTCTGACGCGGGGGAGGAATCCGGGCGTCGCACCCGACGGGACTCCGATCATTGTAGCCGTCCTGGATTCCGGCGTGGATTACGTCCATCCCGACCTCTCGCCCAACATCTGGACCAATCCGGGAGAGGACGCGTGGAAGCATCCCTTCGATCCCACGACGGGCGACGGCATGGATGAGGATAACAACGGTTTGGTGGACGACTGGAAGGGTTGGAATTTCATCGGGACGCAGACCTGCACTGTGGACGGGCAGGGCCATTGCGACTGCACGGCGGACGATCCGGTGGGAAACAACGATCCGATGGACGACAACGGACACGGGACCCACGTGGCCGGAATCGCCGCGGCCCGGGGAAACAACAACCAGGGGATCGCCGGCATTCTGTGGAACGCTCAGATCATGCCGTTAAAGATGCTGGACGCCAACGGCTGCGGGTCGGTCGGAAACGAAATCCGCGCGATCGATTACGCGATCCAAAACGGAGCGCGGGTGATCAACGCCAGCTTCGGAGCCCCCGGCCTGTCTTCCAGCGAGGAGGACGCGATCCGCGCCGCCAACGAGGCCGGGGTTGTCTTCGTCGCCGCGGCCGGCAACGATTCTTCGAACAACGATTCGTTTCCGATCTACCCGGCGAGCTTTGATCTTCCGAACGTGATCTCGGTCGCGGCCACGGATTGGAACGATCGCTTGTCCTCCGTATCCAATTTCGGGAAGAACACCGTCGACGTCGCCGCGCCCGGGGACTGCATCTATTCCACCACGCCGACAGGCGGGGTCTTCACACTGCGGAACCACATCAGCTGTTTGGGCGCCGTCAAGATCCTTCCCCTGTATGGCTTCATTACGGGCACCTCCATGGCGGCTCCGCATGTGGCGGGTGTGGCCGGGATGCTCCTGGCCCAGAATCCGAACCTTTCGCCGGCGGGGGTCCGGGCCACGATCCTTCTGACGGTCGATCCCTTGGAGTCCTTGAAGGGCCGCGTCGCTTCCTCAGGCCGGGTGAACGCCAACAACGCGTTGCTCCGGGCGGCGGGTTCGGGTTTGACCGGAGGGAAGGGCGGATGCGGTGTTCCGATCGGTGCCGTTCGATCTTCCCGTTCGGATCCGGCCGATTCGAAACCGGTTCCACCGGCTCAGGCCCTTCTGTTTCTCCTGGTCCTGTTCTGGCCGCTCGCCTTTCTAAAGCTGAGGAAGAAATCCGGAATCCGCCCGGCCGGGAGCCGGGCCGCGATCCGCCGCCCCGGCATCGCATCGGCTGGCCCGCTGGTTCTGGTCCTTCTGTGGCCCCAAGCCGCGGCGGCCGCCGACGGGGACCTTCCCTTTCAGCCGGTTCATTCCCTGGCGCTGAAGCTGGGATACCACCGGTATGCCCCGAGCGACTATCTGCATACCAATTCCGGTCTCATTTCCCGGAACGACCTGGCCGGATTCAGCGGGGAGATCGAGTACGACCGGCGGTGGCGGGAGAACGACAGCCTGTCCGTGACGGCCGGTCACATCCAAAGCGATGCGGACCTGAAGAACCTTTGTTGCGGCCGGATCCAATTTTCAACGTTCTACCTCCTTGTCACGCCCAAGCTTTACTCCTCCATCTATCTCACGCCGAAGCCGCACTCCCCCTTCGGGACATTGGAGGGGTATGTCGGGGGCGGCGTCGGCTATTACCACGTTGCGCGCAAGGTCGACGGGGTGATCCAAGACAACCTTTCCCAGAACCTTTTGGGCCTTCACGCCGTCCTCGGCTTGGAATGGCCCGCGCGTCAACGGGTTACTCTTTTCACCGAAGGCCGGTACGCCCTGGCCAGGGTGAAAAGCGCCGATGCATTCGACGACGCGCTGGATGTGGGCGGCTTGAATTTTTCCTTCGGCGTCCGTTGGCGGTTCTCGCCCTCCGAAGCCGTCGTCAAGCCTTCTCCTCCCGGGAATGGGTGA
- the moaC gene encoding cyclic pyranopterin monophosphate synthase MoaC, translating to MPSSHWDESGRARMVNIGGKPQTERTATATGKVYLRPETLRRIRKGETAKGDVLAVAQVAGVMAAKQVPSLIPLCHPLLLSSVEMRFEEDPNPDSDHRCNVGITATVRATGPTGVEMEAMTAVCVAALTIYDMCKAIDREMSFGGIMLLSKSGGKSGTYRRKAKNKA from the coding sequence ATGCCATCGAGCCATTGGGACGAGAGCGGCCGGGCCCGGATGGTGAACATCGGGGGAAAACCACAGACCGAGCGGACGGCGACGGCGACCGGCAAGGTTTATTTAAGGCCTGAAACGTTGAGGCGGATCCGGAAAGGAGAAACGGCCAAGGGGGACGTCCTGGCCGTTGCGCAGGTGGCCGGCGTGATGGCGGCCAAGCAGGTTCCAAGTCTCATCCCGCTTTGCCATCCGTTGTTGCTTTCCTCCGTGGAAATGCGTTTCGAGGAAGACCCGAATCCGGATTCCGACCACCGCTGCAACGTGGGGATTACGGCCACGGTCAGGGCCACCGGGCCGACCGGAGTCGAGATGGAAGCGATGACGGCCGTCTGCGTCGCGGCCCTGACCATCTACGATATGTGCAAGGCGATCGATCGGGAGATGAGCTTCGGCGGGATCATGCTGCTATCGAAGAGCGGCGGGAAATCGGGGACGTACCGACGGAAAGCGAAAAATAAAGCGTAA
- a CDS encoding molybdenum cofactor biosynthesis protein MoaE → MVKVRLFAKLKDLAGRPEIDLKLSGPTPLKGLWSRLRSEIPEVMEWVGQNKVLVAVNREMATEETLIRDGDEIGLMPPFSGGGPAKPVRRSAKGRVPTAAKNAKGVDSGGKGWTRIQTEDFSLDDELRRLKAVSSRIGAVAAFVGTARDFSKDRPVTRLSYDHYAGLAEKTLAGIRRRALKEFSIIEVCMVHRTGEIPIGGNIVLILAAAEHRDEAFRACRWCIDELKATVPIWKSETTPQGEIWVEPRP, encoded by the coding sequence ATGGTGAAAGTCCGGTTGTTTGCGAAACTGAAAGATCTGGCGGGCCGTCCGGAAATCGATCTGAAGCTGAGCGGGCCGACGCCTTTAAAAGGGTTGTGGAGCCGGTTGCGGTCCGAAATTCCCGAGGTGATGGAATGGGTCGGGCAAAACAAGGTGCTCGTGGCCGTCAATCGGGAGATGGCCACCGAAGAGACCCTGATCCGGGACGGAGACGAGATCGGGCTGATGCCGCCCTTCTCCGGCGGCGGTCCGGCCAAGCCGGTCCGTCGTTCGGCCAAGGGTCGAGTTCCCACCGCGGCCAAGAACGCGAAAGGGGTCGACTCCGGCGGGAAGGGGTGGACACGGATCCAGACGGAGGATTTTTCGTTGGATGATGAACTCCGCCGGCTCAAGGCCGTCTCGAGCCGGATCGGCGCGGTCGCGGCGTTCGTCGGCACGGCGCGAGACTTTTCCAAAGACCGCCCGGTTACCCGTCTGAGCTATGATCATTACGCCGGTCTGGCCGAGAAGACGTTGGCCGGGATCCGCCGACGGGCGTTGAAGGAATTTTCGATCATCGAGGTCTGCATGGTCCATCGGACGGGAGAGATTCCGATCGGCGGAAACATCGTTTTGATCCTGGCGGCCGCCGAGCACCGGGACGAGGCCTTCCGGGCCTGCCGGTGGTGCATCGATGAACTGAAAGCGACCGTTCCCATCTGGAAGAGCGAGACCACCCCGCAAGGAGAAATCTGGGTCGAGCCGCGCCCCTGA
- a CDS encoding folylpolyglutamate synthase/dihydrofolate synthase family protein: MTPSYTRAIDYLYNLKWHGIKLGLDNIRRLMAALGEPHTRFRSVHVAGTNGKGSTAAAIAMVLQAAGRRTGLYTSPHLIDFTERIRVDGTPVSPEQVARLTERVRAAAGELPVTFFEFTTAMAFLHFADLSVDWVVAEVGMGGRYDATNVLTPLVSVITNVDFDHQAYLGNTLEQIAFEKAGIVKPGVPVVTATDGPEALEVVRTVCREQGAPLYRVGAEIRVEGPSPQRFRYRGLRGSYADLNFALLGRHQLSNAACALAALELLETHGVPIGEAAVRRGLSTVRWEGRMEMIRPSPAGAAVLLDGAHNPAGARVLRTFLEESRPARPARLILVLGILRDKDIDRILAELVPLADEVVLTRPGYDRAETTADLKRRVDSFAVRSTVREPVEEAVRYAQSVAAAGDLICVAGSLFTMGEARSYLKGLPQPTALRG; this comes from the coding sequence ATGACCCCATCCTACACAAGAGCGATCGACTATCTCTACAACCTGAAATGGCACGGCATCAAGCTGGGCTTGGACAACATTCGCCGTCTGATGGCCGCGCTGGGAGAACCCCATACCCGTTTCCGATCCGTTCACGTCGCCGGGACCAACGGCAAGGGTTCGACCGCGGCCGCGATCGCGATGGTCCTTCAGGCCGCCGGTCGCCGCACGGGCCTCTACACGTCGCCCCACCTGATCGATTTCACCGAGCGGATCCGCGTCGACGGGACTCCGGTCTCTCCCGAGCAGGTCGCCCGGTTGACGGAGCGCGTTCGCGCCGCCGCGGGGGAGCTTCCGGTCACCTTCTTCGAGTTCACGACGGCGATGGCGTTTCTTCATTTTGCGGACCTCTCGGTGGATTGGGTGGTGGCGGAAGTCGGGATGGGCGGGCGCTACGACGCCACGAATGTGCTGACGCCGCTGGTCTCGGTGATCACGAACGTCGATTTTGATCACCAGGCCTATTTGGGGAATACGCTGGAACAGATCGCGTTCGAAAAAGCCGGGATCGTCAAACCCGGCGTTCCGGTGGTGACCGCGACGGATGGTCCGGAGGCGTTGGAGGTGGTCCGCACCGTCTGCCGCGAGCAGGGGGCGCCGTTGTACCGGGTGGGCGCCGAGATCCGCGTGGAAGGACCGTCGCCGCAGCGGTTTCGGTATCGGGGCCTTCGCGGGTCGTATGCCGATCTGAACTTTGCGCTCCTGGGAAGGCATCAACTGTCCAACGCCGCCTGCGCCCTGGCCGCCCTGGAATTGCTGGAAACCCACGGCGTTCCGATCGGCGAAGCCGCCGTTCGCCGCGGGCTCTCGACCGTTCGGTGGGAGGGGCGAATGGAAATGATTCGTCCAAGTCCGGCCGGCGCGGCCGTGCTTTTGGACGGAGCGCACAATCCCGCCGGTGCCCGGGTCCTTCGGACATTTTTGGAAGAGTCCCGCCCGGCGCGGCCCGCCCGGCTGATTCTGGTCCTGGGAATTCTGCGCGACAAGGATATCGACCGCATCCTGGCCGAACTGGTCCCGCTGGCGGATGAGGTGGTCCTGACCCGGCCCGGGTATGACCGGGCGGAAACGACGGCCGATTTGAAGCGACGTGTGGATTCCTTTGCGGTCCGTTCGACCGTGCGGGAGCCCGTTGAAGAGGCCGTACGATACGCGCAGTCCGTGGCGGCCGCCGGCGATTTGATCTGCGTGGCCGGATCCCTCTTCACGATGGGCGAGGCGCGATCGTATCTGAAGGGATTGCCGCAACCGACCGCTTTGAGGGGGTAG
- the accD gene encoding acetyl-CoA carboxylase, carboxyltransferase subunit beta translates to MAWFKKDKSGEGKRLKIPEGLWLKCDSCKEVVYRKEIEKNARVCPKCNYHFPISIGERITLMLDEGSFKEWDAGLSPMDPLNFKDSVRYRDRLKTAQDKTHQREAMVIGEGTINHLPVVLGVFNFSFMGGSMGSVVGEKILRAAEKAVDRRWPLILVSSSGGARMQEGILSLMQMAKTSAAMARLAEARIPFFSILADPTFGGVTASFAMLGDIVIAEPKALIGFAGARVIEQTIKQQLPEGFQRSEFLLDHGMIDLILERKKLKQTLAKLLTFFSA, encoded by the coding sequence ATGGCCTGGTTCAAAAAAGACAAGTCGGGCGAGGGAAAGCGGCTTAAGATCCCGGAGGGGCTTTGGCTCAAGTGCGACAGCTGCAAAGAGGTCGTCTACCGGAAGGAGATCGAGAAAAACGCCAGGGTCTGTCCCAAATGCAATTATCATTTTCCCATCTCGATCGGCGAACGGATCACCCTGATGCTGGACGAGGGGAGCTTCAAGGAATGGGACGCCGGCCTTTCGCCGATGGACCCCCTGAATTTCAAAGACTCGGTGCGGTACCGGGACCGGCTCAAGACGGCCCAGGACAAGACCCATCAACGGGAGGCGATGGTGATCGGCGAGGGAACGATCAATCATCTTCCGGTTGTTCTGGGAGTGTTCAACTTTTCCTTCATGGGCGGCAGCATGGGCTCCGTCGTGGGTGAAAAAATTCTGCGCGCCGCCGAAAAAGCGGTCGACCGGCGCTGGCCCCTGATCCTCGTGAGCTCTTCCGGCGGCGCGCGGATGCAGGAAGGCATTCTCTCGCTGATGCAGATGGCCAAAACCTCCGCCGCGATGGCCCGGCTGGCGGAAGCGAGGATCCCTTTTTTTTCGATTCTGGCCGACCCGACCTTCGGCGGCGTCACGGCCAGCTTCGCGATGCTGGGCGACATCGTGATCGCGGAGCCCAAGGCCCTGATCGGATTTGCCGGCGCCCGCGTGATCGAACAGACGATCAAACAGCAGCTGCCCGAAGGCTTTCAGCGATCCGAGTTTCTGCTGGATCACGGGATGATCGATCTGATCCTGGAACGAAAAAAGCTGAAACAGACCCTGGCCAAGCTTCTGACATTTTTCAGCGCGTGA